In Desulfonatronum thiosulfatophilum, a genomic segment contains:
- a CDS encoding HesA/MoeB/ThiF family protein: protein MAESFSRRYVRHFTTLTEQDQQRLHSSKICQLGLGGLGGTLLEMLARMGFGRRGEGWIRTADGDVFEDSNLNRQLFCLESNIGRPKAEGAMTRIEAVNSDIDLTARQTVVMPDEMPGFIQGADIVLDALGDLPSKLALRRAAAAAGLPVVSAGVAGWTGFITTHLPNDMYSDIFQGVLAQGEGAEVSLGTLAPCVWLIAALQCREAVALACGHPPLFHGSLHIVDLTDAGWERIMLMPESAE from the coding sequence ATGGCCGAATCGTTCAGCAGGCGGTACGTCCGTCACTTCACCACCCTCACCGAGCAGGACCAGCAGCGCCTGCATTCCAGCAAAATCTGCCAGCTGGGGCTGGGCGGCCTGGGTGGGACGCTGCTGGAAATGCTGGCCAGGATGGGTTTCGGCCGCAGGGGCGAGGGATGGATCAGGACGGCGGACGGCGATGTTTTCGAGGACAGCAACCTGAACCGCCAGTTGTTCTGCCTCGAATCCAACATCGGCCGTCCCAAGGCCGAAGGTGCGATGACCCGAATTGAGGCCGTGAACTCGGATATCGATCTGACTGCCCGGCAGACCGTCGTCATGCCTGATGAAATGCCGGGGTTCATCCAGGGAGCGGATATCGTCCTGGATGCCCTGGGCGATCTCCCGAGCAAGCTCGCCTTGCGCCGAGCCGCCGCCGCCGCGGGACTGCCGGTGGTCAGCGCCGGGGTGGCCGGATGGACGGGATTCATCACGACCCATCTCCCCAACGACATGTATTCCGATATTTTCCAGGGCGTTCTCGCCCAGGGCGAAGGCGCGGAAGTGTCCCTGGGAACTCTAGCCCCGTGCGTCTGGCTGATCGCCGCCCTGCAATGCCGCGAGGCCGTTGCCCTGGCCTGCGGCCATCCGCCGCTGTTCCACGGCAGCCTGCACATCGTGGATCTGACCGATGCCGGCTGGGAACGGATAATGCTCATGCCAGAATCTGCTGAGTAG
- a CDS encoding Gfo/Idh/MocA family protein has translation MNESQPLKVGLIGVGKMGRNHLRVLSYMKPVQVVFIHDNNKDTELQLAAEYGTRAAGNLEEDLAGVDAVVLATPTSTHLEYIELISRYVSNIFVEKPLTDSLESTRAAARLAREKNLRIQVGFIERFNPVVTELVKIVGRSTEVVNMDLTRTDKVLDRNLDVDVVLDLMVHDLDLALYLRGPVEHVQAFGQARDGLTALAHAVLVHTNGSISRIMASKITEKRIRQISVTCPDLFVEADLLQKELVLHRKTVEQRYADVSLASVREAVFVRHEEALLAQLLAFVGYCRGSDCVAPAHVPDVGAALASMELAELIRESISHNASIPSSLNPIGF, from the coding sequence ATGAACGAATCACAACCACTCAAGGTCGGCCTGATCGGTGTCGGCAAAATGGGCCGCAACCACCTGCGCGTTCTTTCCTACATGAAACCGGTCCAGGTTGTTTTCATCCATGACAACAATAAGGACACGGAGCTTCAACTTGCCGCGGAGTACGGCACCCGGGCCGCCGGCAACCTGGAAGAGGATCTGGCCGGGGTGGATGCCGTTGTTTTGGCCACACCGACATCCACGCATCTGGAATACATCGAGTTGATAAGCCGGTATGTCTCGAACATTTTTGTTGAAAAGCCGCTGACGGACAGTTTGGAATCAACCCGTGCCGCCGCCCGTCTGGCCCGGGAAAAGAATCTGCGCATTCAGGTCGGCTTCATCGAGCGCTTCAATCCCGTGGTCACGGAGCTGGTCAAGATTGTCGGGCGTTCCACGGAAGTGGTGAACATGGACTTGACCCGCACGGACAAGGTCTTGGATCGCAACCTGGATGTGGACGTGGTCCTGGACCTGATGGTTCACGATCTTGATTTGGCTCTGTATCTGCGCGGGCCAGTGGAGCATGTCCAGGCCTTCGGTCAGGCCCGGGACGGACTGACGGCTTTGGCACACGCCGTCCTGGTGCATACCAACGGTTCCATCTCACGCATCATGGCCAGCAAGATCACCGAGAAACGCATCCGCCAGATCTCCGTGACCTGTCCGGACCTTTTCGTCGAGGCGGACCTGCTGCAAAAGGAACTGGTCCTGCATCGCAAAACCGTGGAGCAGCGCTATGCCGATGTTTCCCTGGCTTCGGTCCGCGAAGCGGTATTCGTGCGCCACGAGGAGGCCCTGCTGGCACAGCTCCTGGCTTTTGTCGGCTACTGCCGGGGGAGCGACTGCGTGGCTCCGGCCCATGTGCCGGATGTCGGAGCGGCTCTGGCTTCCATGGAGCTGGCGGAACTGATCCGCGAAAGCATCTCCCACAACGCCTCGATCCCCTCATCCCTCAACCCCATTGGATTCTGA
- the lpxB gene encoding lipid-A-disaccharide synthase, with protein MPPPRIWINACEPSGDMHAAILAKALRSMHPGVRLSGMGGSAMEEQQVDLKLRMEGLSVMGISEVFAYLPRVLGMWRTIRKQLADAKPDAIVLVDSPDFHFRVAKMASKLQIPVFYYISPQVWAWRRGRINFLRRHVRRVLCILPFEEQFHRSHGLEAEYVGHPLLEQLLRPEILDVSPETNRIGILPGSRKSEIERMMPVFAQTAARLLQLDPALEFCVFKAPGVNEDQIRVHCPPQLPLRFIDHPRRYEQMRSCALILATSGTVTLESALLQVPTIVGYKFSRLSFLVGVRLVKVPAVSLANLILRRNVLPEFIQNQANADNLTTQAWQWLSHPEEMRRVRRELSRLPGMLTTQSTCPRDTACGPADRSAAIILGDLGCRFQQGDRT; from the coding sequence ATGCCCCCCCCTCGAATCTGGATTAATGCCTGCGAACCGTCCGGGGATATGCATGCCGCGATTCTGGCCAAAGCGCTGCGCAGCATGCATCCGGGGGTCCGGCTTTCCGGAATGGGCGGTTCGGCCATGGAAGAGCAGCAGGTCGATTTGAAGCTGCGCATGGAAGGCCTTTCGGTGATGGGCATATCCGAAGTCTTCGCCTATCTGCCCCGGGTATTGGGGATGTGGCGAACGATCCGCAAGCAGCTTGCCGATGCCAAACCCGACGCCATCGTGCTTGTCGATTCCCCGGATTTTCATTTTCGTGTGGCGAAAATGGCGTCAAAGCTTCAAATCCCGGTCTTCTACTACATCAGCCCGCAGGTCTGGGCATGGCGGCGCGGCCGGATCAACTTTCTGCGCCGTCATGTGCGCCGGGTGCTCTGTATCCTGCCCTTTGAAGAGCAGTTCCACCGGTCCCACGGTCTGGAGGCGGAGTATGTGGGGCACCCGTTGCTGGAGCAGTTGCTTCGCCCCGAGATTCTTGATGTTTCGCCTGAAACAAATCGAATAGGAATCCTCCCCGGGAGCAGAAAGTCCGAGATCGAGCGCATGATGCCGGTGTTCGCGCAAACCGCGGCCCGTCTCCTGCAGCTCGATCCTGCTCTTGAATTCTGTGTTTTCAAAGCGCCAGGGGTGAACGAAGACCAGATTCGCGTTCATTGCCCCCCGCAGCTTCCGCTGCGCTTCATTGACCATCCGCGGCGATACGAGCAAATGCGTTCATGCGCGTTGATCCTGGCCACATCCGGGACCGTGACCCTGGAGAGCGCCCTGCTGCAGGTGCCGACCATCGTCGGCTATAAATTCTCGCGGTTGAGCTTTCTGGTGGGGGTGCGGCTGGTCAAGGTGCCGGCTGTCAGCCTGGCGAATCTGATCCTGCGCAGAAATGTTCTGCCGGAATTCATTCAGAACCAGGCAAATGCCGACAACCTCACCACTCAGGCATGGCAATGGCTTTCGCATCCGGAAGAGATGCGGCGCGTGCGCCGGGAACTCTCCCGCCTGCCCGGGATGCTGACGACCCAATCTACTTGCCCGCGAGACACCGCATGCGGACCCGCGGACAGGTCCGCGGCCATCATTCTTGGTGACCTTGGCTGTCGCTTCCAGCAAGGAGATAGGACGTAA
- a CDS encoding glutamine synthetase family protein: MIDSPVFNCRNADDVMKAVREYNVSFVQFWFVDVIGTLKSFQITISELEGAFDEGMGFDGSSILGFARIHESDMVAIPDPTTFQLVPWRPVDRPVARMFCDIKNPDGTPYVADSRYVLKRILSKAAEKGYTFYVGPELEFFLFESSKQPTIIDHGGYFDAPPLDLGNDVRRDIIFALNKMGITVEYSHHEVAPSQHEIDLRYAEALQMADIAVTYKTVCKEISRRHGCYASFMPKPIFGQNGSGMHTHQSLFKNGRNVFYDANDKHFLSAECKSYIAGLLKHAPEFCAVTNQWVNSYKRLVPGYEAPVYLAWARRNRSSLVRVPLYKPGKEVATRVELRSPDPACNPYLAFAVMLAAGLKGMEEGYKLPDPVEEDIFEMTTSERSAHKIEALPGSLGEAVAVMEQSALLKEALGEHIFSKFIENKKKEWDDYRVQVTQYELDRYLPFL, translated from the coding sequence ATGATCGATTCGCCCGTATTTAATTGCCGGAATGCCGACGACGTAATGAAGGCGGTTCGCGAATACAATGTCAGTTTTGTTCAATTCTGGTTTGTGGATGTCATTGGAACGCTGAAAAGCTTCCAAATAACCATCAGCGAGTTGGAGGGGGCCTTTGACGAGGGAATGGGATTTGACGGATCGTCAATCCTGGGTTTTGCAAGGATTCATGAAAGCGATATGGTCGCCATTCCTGATCCAACGACGTTCCAACTTGTTCCCTGGCGGCCGGTGGATCGTCCCGTGGCCAGGATGTTCTGCGACATCAAGAATCCGGACGGAACCCCCTATGTCGCCGACAGTCGGTATGTGCTGAAACGGATTTTGAGCAAAGCCGCGGAAAAAGGGTACACGTTCTACGTCGGTCCGGAACTGGAGTTCTTCCTCTTTGAATCATCGAAGCAGCCCACCATCATTGATCATGGCGGCTATTTCGATGCTCCGCCCCTCGATCTGGGCAACGACGTCCGCCGGGATATCATTTTCGCCCTGAACAAGATGGGAATCACGGTGGAGTACAGTCACCACGAGGTCGCGCCCAGCCAGCACGAGATCGACCTGCGCTATGCCGAGGCTCTGCAAATGGCCGACATTGCCGTGACCTACAAGACCGTTTGCAAGGAGATTTCCCGCAGGCACGGTTGTTACGCATCCTTCATGCCCAAGCCCATTTTCGGGCAGAACGGCAGCGGCATGCACACGCACCAGTCGCTGTTCAAGAACGGCAGAAACGTCTTTTATGATGCCAACGACAAACATTTTCTCAGCGCGGAATGCAAAAGCTACATTGCCGGTCTGCTCAAACACGCTCCGGAATTCTGCGCCGTCACCAACCAGTGGGTCAATTCCTACAAACGCCTGGTCCCGGGATATGAAGCTCCCGTCTATCTGGCCTGGGCCCGCCGCAACCGCTCGTCTCTGGTGCGGGTTCCTCTGTACAAGCCGGGCAAGGAAGTGGCTACACGCGTGGAACTGCGTTCGCCGGACCCGGCCTGCAATCCCTACCTGGCCTTTGCCGTAATGCTCGCCGCCGGGCTCAAGGGCATGGAGGAAGGCTACAAGCTGCCGGACCCGGTGGAAGAGGACATCTTTGAAATGACCACTTCGGAGCGATCCGCTCATAAAATCGAAGCGTTGCCGGGCAGCCTCGGCGAAGCGGTGGCGGTTATGGAACAAAGCGCTCTGCTCAAGGAAGCTTTAGGTGAACACATCTTTTCCAAATTCATCGAAAACAAGAAAAAGGAGTGGGACGATTATCGAGTCCAGGTCACGCAGTATGAGCTTGATCGCTACCTCCCTTTTCTCTAA
- a CDS encoding DegT/DnrJ/EryC1/StrS family aminotransferase has product MQHFVLDKDILDMAVHAEEQEQGAVSSLLEMAGNDTLTLWVHPQSVTDCLMRGIASAEGGRNDSAALASRMAGLLETVRLLPAPGVQLLQILHQDTVDPLLDLTILAADEYLDEYVLVSNRQIESPLQPKTCSPEQCRLIVSDEQDARQIPFVDLKAQQQAIYPVLEANMFQVMKSCKFILGPEVEELEQRLAAYTGMEHVVSCSSGTEALVLALMAYDVGPGDAVFTTPFTFIATAEVISLLGATPIFVDIDPRTFNLDPDKLDAAISALVDGSSGHTLPGNTKGLTPRAVITVDLFGLPADHGRISAIAKKHGLALIEDAAQSFGGEEHGRRACALGDIGCTSFFPAKPLGGYGEGGACFTNNADMAEVMRSIRVHGQGTSRYEHARLGTNARLDALQAAVLLAKMDVFPLELERRHALAANYPPLLEPCDLTPPYIPEGFSSAWAQYSLLARDRDHRDACQKALADAKIPSVVYYPIPLHLQRVFQPLGYKGGDLPVCESVSRRIFSLPMHPYLQARDQERIADVLCGPGART; this is encoded by the coding sequence ATGCAACATTTCGTTTTGGATAAAGATATCCTGGACATGGCAGTGCATGCCGAGGAACAAGAACAGGGCGCGGTTTCTTCCTTATTGGAAATGGCCGGGAATGATACCCTGACATTATGGGTTCATCCGCAGTCAGTCACGGATTGCCTGATGCGCGGGATTGCTTCCGCGGAAGGCGGCCGCAACGATTCCGCTGCCCTGGCGAGCCGCATGGCCGGGCTTCTGGAGACGGTTCGGCTGTTGCCGGCTCCTGGCGTGCAGCTCTTGCAGATACTGCACCAGGATACTGTTGACCCGTTGCTGGACCTGACCATTCTCGCGGCTGACGAGTACCTCGATGAATACGTTCTGGTCAGCAATCGCCAGATTGAATCGCCCTTGCAGCCTAAGACATGTTCACCGGAGCAATGTCGGCTGATCGTCAGCGACGAACAGGATGCGCGCCAGATTCCTTTTGTGGACCTGAAGGCCCAGCAGCAGGCAATTTATCCGGTCCTGGAAGCGAACATGTTTCAGGTGATGAAAAGTTGCAAGTTCATTCTGGGACCGGAAGTGGAGGAACTGGAACAGAGGCTGGCTGCATATACGGGAATGGAGCACGTGGTTTCCTGTTCCTCGGGCACCGAGGCCCTGGTTCTGGCGCTGATGGCCTACGACGTCGGCCCCGGAGACGCCGTGTTCACAACGCCGTTTACTTTCATCGCCACGGCGGAAGTTATTTCCCTGCTCGGCGCCACGCCGATTTTCGTGGACATCGATCCCCGCACCTTCAATCTTGACCCGGACAAGCTGGACGCGGCTATTTCCGCACTCGTCGACGGATCATCCGGCCATACCCTGCCCGGAAACACAAAAGGGCTGACTCCCCGTGCCGTGATTACCGTCGATCTGTTCGGCTTGCCCGCGGACCACGGACGGATATCGGCCATCGCAAAAAAACATGGTCTGGCGTTGATCGAAGACGCGGCGCAGTCCTTTGGCGGCGAGGAGCACGGCCGCCGGGCCTGTGCTCTGGGCGATATCGGCTGCACCTCCTTTTTTCCGGCCAAACCCCTGGGCGGATACGGCGAGGGCGGGGCCTGCTTCACCAACAACGCCGACATGGCGGAAGTGATGCGCTCTATTCGCGTGCATGGCCAGGGAACCTCGCGCTACGAGCATGCCCGGCTGGGCACCAATGCCAGACTGGACGCCCTGCAGGCCGCCGTGCTGCTGGCCAAGATGGATGTTTTCCCTCTTGAACTGGAGCGGCGTCATGCCTTGGCCGCGAACTATCCCCCCCTGCTGGAACCATGCGATTTGACCCCGCCGTACATTCCGGAAGGTTTCAGCTCAGCCTGGGCCCAGTACTCCCTGCTGGCCAGGGACAGGGACCACCGCGACGCCTGTCAGAAGGCCCTGGCGGATGCAAAAATCCCCAGTGTCGTCTACTATCCCATTCCCCTGCATTTGCAGCGGGTGTTTCAGCCCCTGGGATACAAGGGAGGGGATCTTCCGGTGTGCGAATCGGTTTCCCGTCGCATTTTCAGCCTGCCGATGCATCCTTATCTTCAGGCCAGGGATCAGGAACGGATCGCCGACGTCCTTTGCGGACCGGGAGCGAGGACCTGA
- a CDS encoding LPS-assembly protein LptD: protein MTKPHPCPHRVLSSLSTRYRCIDCIIWFLLFIFLAIPQLTGAQSLLQQEFSVQPDQPWTLEADHVESLRQEQVFVATGNVMIRHGVNRIQADSIRYFRDTGFAHLSGNVRIEWDGDILVGEEADFDLQQNIGWVTDGEMFLVQDNFYIRGQLLEKRCEQTYAFKDAQITTCDGPIPAWSIQSSEGEVTTGGYARMWHTRFQVKNTPVLYSPYLIFPVKTQRQSGFLIPEPYYSNRLGVSLNLPYYWAIDEEKDATFYANMMSKRGVMMGAEYRQFTDLDSKGVWQANWLHDSKTSPTEADEDPQFQEDGLTRPNTNRYWVRGKHDGYLIHPLWKTKFDVDIVSDQNYLREFKHGYTGYERTHDSMVRDFGRGMNNIDSRNRANAFELSRSWNQFGFRGGLHYTQALEYWTDNRPSTQNPTLQRLPELNLDYYKTQLGTSPFELEARNQAVYFWREFGTTGGRVDIAPRLSLPWNTAYGTVTPSTGWRQTFYAVDKHENSRRGVDESKDFHERGIPDFRIDAFTSLFGIHDLGAPGKVTPLAENAGNSQWTKMKHTIQPELSYSYIPRVNQDSNPFFTGDDRINERNLLSYTLRNTFNRRLDRVVELPRPDGAEGFVLEDAVQIRSTYLDFLRIRFDQAYDFVEAKRDDRLDQYERRPFTDIRTDVTFSPGRYIDLVNRTWYSPYDNMITQHEHMLRGNYPGLGSAYFGFDFLSEVTDDFRRRNQQKREILRVGGLINLPRGWHLSADYKRDLQTKEDIEKILGIGFAHQCYFLNFLFSQTPDENRFEVQISLKGLEDILGLSF from the coding sequence ATGACGAAACCTCATCCCTGTCCCCATCGAGTCTTATCCTCATTGTCGACACGATACAGGTGCATTGATTGCATCATCTGGTTCCTGCTCTTCATTTTCCTTGCAATTCCGCAACTTACCGGGGCGCAATCACTGCTTCAGCAGGAATTTTCGGTTCAACCGGACCAGCCCTGGACCTTGGAGGCGGATCATGTGGAAAGCCTGCGCCAGGAACAAGTATTCGTAGCCACGGGCAATGTCATGATCCGCCATGGTGTGAACAGAATCCAGGCGGACTCGATCCGGTACTTCCGGGATACCGGGTTCGCTCACCTCAGCGGAAATGTCAGGATCGAGTGGGATGGCGACATCCTCGTGGGCGAGGAAGCGGATTTCGACCTGCAGCAAAATATCGGATGGGTAACGGACGGTGAAATGTTTTTGGTCCAGGATAATTTCTACATCCGCGGCCAGTTGCTGGAAAAGCGTTGCGAACAGACGTACGCTTTCAAGGATGCACAGATCACCACTTGCGACGGTCCGATTCCGGCCTGGTCCATTCAAAGCAGTGAAGGGGAAGTGACCACCGGTGGCTATGCCCGCATGTGGCACACTCGCTTTCAGGTCAAAAACACGCCGGTGCTGTATTCGCCGTACCTGATTTTTCCGGTGAAGACCCAACGCCAGAGCGGATTTCTGATTCCCGAACCATACTACAGCAACCGCCTGGGCGTCAGCTTGAACCTTCCCTACTATTGGGCCATTGATGAAGAAAAAGACGCCACGTTCTACGCCAACATGATGAGCAAACGCGGTGTGATGATGGGTGCTGAGTACCGGCAGTTCACCGATCTGGACTCCAAGGGGGTCTGGCAGGCCAATTGGTTGCACGACTCGAAAACATCTCCCACTGAGGCGGATGAGGACCCGCAGTTTCAGGAAGACGGACTGACAAGACCCAACACCAACAGGTACTGGGTCCGCGGCAAGCATGACGGCTATCTTATTCACCCGTTGTGGAAAACAAAATTTGATGTGGATATTGTCTCTGATCAGAACTACTTGCGCGAATTCAAGCACGGCTACACCGGCTATGAAAGAACCCACGACAGCATGGTGCGAGACTTTGGCCGCGGCATGAACAACATCGACTCCCGTAACAGAGCCAATGCCTTTGAGTTGAGCCGCAGCTGGAATCAATTCGGCTTCCGAGGCGGACTGCATTACACGCAGGCCCTTGAATACTGGACGGACAATCGGCCTTCCACCCAAAATCCCACATTACAGCGTCTGCCGGAACTGAACCTGGATTATTACAAAACCCAACTCGGAACTTCGCCCTTTGAACTGGAAGCCCGCAACCAAGCCGTCTATTTCTGGCGAGAATTCGGCACCACCGGCGGTCGTGTCGATATAGCCCCCCGCCTGAGCTTGCCGTGGAACACAGCCTATGGAACCGTGACGCCCAGCACCGGTTGGCGACAAACTTTTTATGCCGTTGACAAGCATGAAAACTCTCGCAGAGGAGTGGATGAATCCAAGGATTTTCACGAACGCGGCATTCCAGATTTTCGCATAGACGCATTTACTTCCCTTTTCGGCATCCATGATCTTGGCGCACCGGGAAAAGTGACTCCGCTCGCGGAGAATGCAGGGAATTCGCAGTGGACCAAGATGAAGCATACGATTCAGCCTGAACTCTCGTACTCCTACATCCCCAGAGTAAACCAGGACAGCAATCCTTTTTTCACGGGGGATGACCGGATCAATGAGCGTAACCTGCTCTCATACACCTTGCGCAACACCTTCAACAGACGGCTGGACCGTGTCGTTGAACTTCCAAGACCTGATGGCGCCGAAGGATTCGTTTTGGAGGATGCAGTCCAAATCAGATCGACATATCTGGATTTTCTGCGCATCCGGTTTGACCAGGCCTATGACTTCGTGGAGGCGAAACGCGACGACCGACTCGATCAATACGAGCGCCGACCCTTCACGGACATCCGGACGGACGTCACCTTCTCGCCCGGCCGCTATATCGACCTGGTGAACCGGACTTGGTACTCCCCATACGACAACATGATCACCCAGCATGAGCACATGCTTCGGGGGAACTACCCCGGTCTTGGGAGTGCCTATTTCGGCTTCGACTTTCTTTCCGAAGTCACGGACGACTTCCGGCGCCGTAATCAGCAAAAACGGGAAATTCTCCGGGTCGGCGGCCTGATCAATCTCCCCCGCGGCTGGCACTTGAGTGCGGATTACAAGAGGGATCTCCAGACAAAAGAGGACATTGAAAAAATATTGGGGATCGGCTTCGCGCATCAATGCTACTTTTTAAATTTTCTTTTTTCCCAGACGCCTGATGAAAACCGCTTTGAGGTGCAGATTTCCCTTAAAGGACTTGAAGACATTCTCGGCTTGAGCTTCTAG
- the lptA gene encoding lipopolysaccharide transport periplasmic protein LptA produces MMIQSLKVMGFILAMFFVASTVHAQGQVPVKILSDHMEYVQESSTVVFTGSVHVDREDFQIWSDKLTVFMAASGEQAGPSLGPDGSQDIEKLLAEGNVRIERENQTGTSSKATYWTKRGVVVMEGNPVLKDGQSSISGEVITYHLQDNRGVVEGGQRQRVQAVFMAPAGPAAP; encoded by the coding sequence ATGATGATACAATCCTTGAAGGTCATGGGCTTCATACTGGCCATGTTTTTTGTGGCCTCCACCGTGCATGCCCAGGGTCAGGTGCCGGTAAAAATCCTCTCGGACCACATGGAATATGTTCAGGAAAGCAGTACGGTGGTCTTCACGGGAAGCGTGCACGTAGACCGGGAAGATTTTCAGATCTGGAGCGACAAGCTGACCGTTTTCATGGCCGCTTCAGGCGAGCAAGCCGGTCCGTCTCTCGGCCCGGACGGCTCCCAGGATATTGAAAAACTGCTTGCCGAAGGCAATGTTCGAATTGAGCGCGAGAACCAGACCGGAACCAGCAGCAAGGCAACATACTGGACCAAGCGCGGCGTGGTGGTCATGGAAGGCAATCCGGTGCTCAAGGACGGCCAAAGCTCCATCAGCGGCGAAGTGATCACCTATCACCTCCAGGACAACAGAGGCGTGGTCGAAGGCGGCCAACGACAGCGCGTGCAAGCCGTATTCATGGCTCCCGCAGGACCGGCTGCACCTTAG
- the lptE gene encoding LPS assembly lipoprotein LptE, which translates to MLRTLFIPAIGLLLFVAGCGYHFSASAPINLPQNVTNIYIQDVDNPTLEAWIDPYLRARFRDEFTRRARINWVDGEAAQAAVTLRIIAYYTDTELSGARDQTLRERATVTMETEFRSMVDGSLIWSSGRITEHETFEAGTSDIAAGQRALENAIRRTADGLGADY; encoded by the coding sequence ATGTTGCGCACACTCTTCATTCCGGCAATCGGCCTGCTGCTATTCGTCGCCGGGTGCGGCTACCACTTCAGCGCCAGCGCACCCATCAACTTGCCCCAAAATGTGACGAACATCTACATTCAGGATGTGGATAATCCGACCCTCGAAGCCTGGATCGATCCATATCTTCGCGCCAGGTTCCGCGATGAGTTCACCCGTCGCGCCAGGATCAACTGGGTGGATGGTGAAGCAGCCCAGGCCGCCGTCACATTGAGAATAATCGCCTACTATACCGACACCGAACTCTCCGGGGCGCGGGATCAGACCCTGCGGGAACGGGCCACCGTCACCATGGAAACCGAGTTCCGCAGCATGGTGGATGGCTCCTTGATCTGGTCCTCCGGGCGCATAACTGAACACGAAACCTTCGAAGCGGGAACCAGCGATATCGCCGCCGGACAGCGGGCGCTGGAAAATGCTATTCGGCGGACAGCCGACGGACTGGGGGCGGATTACTGA
- a CDS encoding MoaD/ThiS family protein has product MLLEVKCYATLSKFQPTENEFHLGPHPMMRDLIAFLRIAEGEVKISFANGVVVGPDYELQEGDRIGLFPAVGGG; this is encoded by the coding sequence ATGCTGCTGGAAGTAAAATGTTACGCCACCCTCTCCAAGTTTCAACCCACGGAAAATGAATTCCATCTCGGACCTCATCCAATGATGCGCGATCTGATTGCTTTTTTGCGCATTGCCGAGGGCGAGGTGAAGATTTCTTTTGCCAATGGCGTCGTGGTCGGTCCGGATTATGAACTTCAGGAGGGCGACCGGATCGGGCTCTTTCCCGCCGTGGGAGGAGGATGA
- a CDS encoding shikimate kinase, whose protein sequence is MNRFIQDKIPVADSEATMVHRQGSGKTSFDTRSDNIFLVGLRGSGKSTLGKLLARRLGMTFVDTDEMVVQKNGHSIPEIVASESWEAFRRLESDVLQEVCNEKGQVVATGGGIILAPDNLKRIQQSGTTFYLMTRIPTLLQRLTSSTARQDRPPLSDLPLEQELIQCNIQRGPLYMCAATHILHTDGVIEDSLADALEKLGLTDTPYSE, encoded by the coding sequence ATGAACAGGTTCATTCAGGACAAAATTCCGGTTGCCGACTCCGAGGCAACCATGGTCCACCGGCAAGGCTCCGGAAAGACCAGTTTCGACACGCGATCGGATAATATTTTCCTGGTGGGTTTGCGCGGCAGCGGCAAGTCCACCCTGGGGAAACTTCTGGCCCGGCGTCTTGGTATGACGTTCGTGGACACCGATGAAATGGTCGTCCAAAAAAACGGCCATTCCATTCCCGAAATCGTTGCATCTGAAAGTTGGGAAGCCTTTCGACGCCTTGAGTCCGATGTTCTGCAAGAAGTCTGTAATGAAAAAGGGCAGGTGGTTGCGACGGGCGGCGGAATCATTCTTGCCCCGGACAACCTGAAACGGATTCAGCAATCCGGCACGACCTTCTACCTGATGACCAGGATCCCGACCCTGCTCCAACGTTTGACATCATCCACCGCCCGGCAAGATCGTCCTCCCCTGTCCGATCTGCCGCTGGAGCAGGAACTCATTCAATGCAATATCCAACGTGGCCCGCTCTACATGTGCGCGGCCACGCACATCCTGCACACCGACGGCGTAATTGAGGATTCCCTGGCGGACGCCCTGGAAAAACTCGGCTTAACTGATACGCCATATTCGGAATGA